In Gemmatimonadetes bacterium T265, one DNA window encodes the following:
- the cheW34H-3 gene encoding chemotaxis protein CheW, with product MCTATTLRARDAARGGKYLTFFVGDEEYGVAVPRVREIIGLRAIMRVPQTPVFVRGAVDLRGTVVPLIDLRERFGMLPADTASGADPRQTARAEALRCVVVVEVASDDAGARTAGPVPMGIVVDRVSEVATLNGDDVEAPPALGVPVRSDFLLGRATDGTRVQLLLDIDRVLAPDEVNASTRATAVYRA from the coding sequence ATGTGCACCGCAACGACACTCCGCGCGCGCGACGCCGCCCGCGGCGGCAAGTACCTGACCTTCTTCGTCGGCGACGAGGAGTACGGGGTCGCGGTACCCCGGGTGCGGGAGATCATCGGATTGCGGGCGATCATGCGCGTGCCGCAGACGCCGGTGTTCGTGCGCGGCGCCGTCGACCTCCGCGGCACGGTGGTCCCGCTGATCGACCTGCGCGAGCGGTTCGGGATGCTGCCGGCCGACACGGCGTCGGGCGCGGACCCGCGGCAGACGGCGCGCGCCGAGGCCCTGCGCTGCGTCGTCGTGGTCGAGGTCGCGTCCGACGACGCCGGGGCGCGCACGGCAGGCCCGGTTCCGATGGGAATCGTCGTGGACCGCGTGAGCGAGGTCGCGACGCTCAACGGGGACGACGTCGAGGCACCGCCGGCGCTCGGCGTGCCAGTACGCAGTGACTTCCTGCTCGGCCGCGCGACCGACGGCACGCGGGTGCAACTCCTGCTCGACATCGACCGCGTCCTCGCGCCGGACGAGGTGAACGCGTCGACGCGCGCGACGGCCGTCTACCGGGCGTGA
- a CDS encoding flagellar hook-associated protein 3, with amino-acid sequence MRVTTAGQTQAIIARLLDTSSKLAEAQDQVTTGLKVSKMSDDPTSASLVVRDSAALRGIDQYTRNATTTGTALAAEDSVTQQLSDLLNRAKELGVGANSSTASASARAASAAEVQQLLDQAVSLGNTKVGNTYLFGGTNNDGREPFDATQSNFVPTDPSTTPGGAPVPRYPQGQLSVDVGAGGQTVTGAHDGTTLFLDTTNGAPNSSKGVLPALQQLQQALAGSNTSAIAGALTAIDTASDTLQVHVGELGARQDQVDAVKTGLTALQTTLTQQKSDLSEVDTAQAYTEMVARQTAYQTAMLASSKVMGLSLTDYLK; translated from the coding sequence ATGCGCGTCACCACCGCCGGTCAGACTCAGGCCATCATCGCCCGCCTGCTCGACACCTCGTCCAAGCTCGCCGAGGCCCAGGACCAGGTCACGACCGGGCTCAAGGTGAGCAAGATGAGCGACGACCCGACGTCCGCGAGCCTCGTCGTCCGCGACAGCGCCGCCCTCCGCGGCATCGACCAGTACACGCGCAACGCGACGACCACCGGCACCGCGCTCGCCGCCGAAGACTCCGTGACGCAGCAGCTGTCGGACCTGCTGAACCGCGCCAAGGAGCTCGGAGTCGGCGCGAACTCGTCCACCGCGAGCGCGAGCGCACGCGCCGCGTCCGCCGCCGAGGTGCAGCAGCTCCTCGATCAGGCCGTCAGCCTCGGCAACACGAAGGTCGGGAACACCTACCTCTTCGGCGGCACCAACAACGACGGCCGCGAGCCCTTCGACGCGACGCAGAGCAATTTCGTCCCGACTGACCCGTCGACCACGCCGGGCGGCGCCCCCGTCCCGCGCTACCCCCAAGGCCAGCTCTCGGTCGACGTCGGCGCGGGCGGCCAGACGGTCACGGGCGCGCACGACGGCACCACGCTCTTCCTCGACACGACCAACGGCGCCCCCAACAGCAGCAAAGGCGTCCTCCCCGCCTTGCAACAGCTCCAGCAGGCGCTCGCGGGTTCCAACACGTCCGCGATCGCGGGCGCGCTGACCGCCATCGACACCGCGTCCGACACGCTGCAGGTGCACGTCGGCGAACTCGGCGCGCGCCAGGACCAGGTCGACGCCGTGAAGACCGGCCTCACCGCGCTGCAGACGACCCTCACGCAGCAGAAGTCCGACCTGAGCGAGGTCGACACCGCGCAGGCCTACACCGAAATGGTCGCCCGCCAGACCGCCTACCAGACCGCCATGCTGGCCTCGTCCAAGGTGATGGGACTCAGCCTTACGGATTACCTCAAGTGA
- a CDS encoding MarR family transcriptional regulator yields the protein MPPAERDALKLWVVLSRAHAAIEARAAADIARHGLTLAEFGVLEALYHKGRMLLGEVQRSLLVSSGGVTYLVDRLEKRGWVRREACPDDRRARYAALTAAGEAFVRAAFPVHAAAVAEAMQGLTRDEQLAATALVRRLGRGAARPGVDPGVGEDEPVQEPEYHL from the coding sequence GTGCCACCCGCCGAGCGGGACGCGCTCAAACTGTGGGTCGTGCTGTCGCGCGCGCACGCGGCGATCGAGGCGCGGGCGGCGGCCGACATCGCGCGGCACGGGCTCACGCTTGCCGAGTTCGGGGTGCTCGAGGCGCTGTACCACAAGGGGCGCATGCTGCTCGGCGAGGTCCAGCGGTCGCTGCTCGTCTCGAGTGGTGGGGTGACGTACCTGGTCGACCGTTTGGAGAAGCGCGGGTGGGTGCGCCGCGAGGCGTGTCCCGACGACCGGCGGGCGCGGTACGCGGCGCTGACCGCGGCTGGGGAGGCGTTCGTGCGCGCGGCGTTTCCGGTGCACGCGGCGGCGGTGGCGGAGGCGATGCAGGGGCTCACGCGCGACGAGCAGCTCGCGGCGACCGCGCTCGTACGGCGGCTCGGGCGGGGGGCGGCGCGGCCGGGGGTCGATCCGGGGGTGGGGGAGGATGAGCCGGTGCAGGAGCCGGAGTATCACCTGTAG
- a CDS encoding oxidoreductase, giving the protein MVHYSRSLTVPVSAAELFAWHERPGAFERLSPPWQRVEVVRSDGRITAGARVELRTWLPPGPVGVPVRWHLEHRDYVAGHQFRDVQLVGPFARWSHLHRVDSGPGAGASTLTDAVDYALPLGTLGALGGGAVARAELDRLFRYRHAVTLADLERHAAAALPPMTVAVTGASGLIGRALTHFLTTGGHTVVRVGRASARGETSPPSPQVRDVTWDPAAGRLDPRALDEVDAVVHLAGANVGDRWTPAHRRAIMDSRVQGTRLVARTIAAMARPPRVLVSASAVGYYGDRGDEVLDEGAPRGRGFLADVAAAWEDAADPARAAGIRVVHPRFGVVLTPAGGALPQLLLPFRVGAGGSLGDGRQWTSVIALDDVLGALHAMLARDALAGAVNVVLPHPVRNADFARVLGRVLHRPALVPAPAFALRLLLGREQADEMLLASQRVVPSRLLAAGFVFRHPTLEDALRFELGR; this is encoded by the coding sequence GTGGTGCATTACTCGCGTTCCCTCACCGTTCCCGTTTCGGCCGCCGAGCTGTTCGCCTGGCACGAGCGCCCGGGCGCCTTCGAGCGACTCTCGCCGCCGTGGCAGCGCGTCGAGGTCGTGCGGAGCGACGGGCGGATCACCGCCGGCGCGCGGGTGGAGCTGCGCACGTGGCTGCCGCCGGGCCCGGTCGGCGTGCCGGTGCGCTGGCACCTCGAGCACCGCGACTACGTGGCCGGGCACCAGTTCCGCGACGTGCAACTCGTCGGTCCGTTCGCGCGGTGGTCGCACCTGCATCGGGTCGACTCGGGCCCAGGGGCGGGCGCGAGTACGCTGACCGACGCGGTCGATTACGCGCTGCCGTTGGGCACCCTTGGCGCGCTCGGGGGTGGGGCGGTGGCGCGTGCGGAGTTGGACCGACTCTTCCGCTACCGCCACGCCGTGACCCTCGCCGACCTCGAACGCCACGCCGCGGCCGCGCTGCCGCCGATGACCGTCGCCGTGACCGGGGCGTCGGGGCTGATCGGACGCGCGCTCACGCACTTCCTGACTACCGGCGGCCATACCGTGGTGCGCGTCGGGCGCGCATCTGCCCGGGGCGAGACGTCGCCGCCGTCGCCGCAGGTGCGCGACGTGACGTGGGATCCGGCGGCGGGACGCCTGGACCCACGCGCGCTCGACGAGGTCGACGCGGTCGTGCACCTCGCGGGGGCGAACGTCGGCGACCGATGGACGCCGGCGCACCGCCGGGCGATCATGGACAGCCGGGTGCAGGGGACGCGGCTGGTGGCCCGGACGATCGCGGCGATGGCGCGGCCGCCGCGGGTCCTCGTCTCCGCGAGCGCGGTCGGCTACTACGGCGACCGCGGGGACGAGGTGCTCGACGAGGGCGCGCCGCGGGGGCGCGGGTTCCTGGCCGACGTGGCCGCGGCGTGGGAGGACGCGGCCGACCCGGCGCGCGCGGCGGGCATCCGCGTAGTGCACCCGCGCTTCGGCGTGGTGCTCACGCCGGCCGGCGGCGCGCTCCCGCAGCTGCTCCTCCCGTTCCGCGTCGGGGCCGGCGGCTCGTTAGGCGATGGGCGGCAGTGGACCAGCGTCATCGCCCTCGACGACGTGCTCGGCGCGCTGCACGCGATGCTCGCGCGCGACGCGTTGGCCGGCGCCGTGAACGTCGTGCTGCCGCACCCGGTGCGCAACGCGGACTTCGCGCGCGTCCTCGGTCGCGTGCTGCACCGGCCGGCGCTCGTGCCCGCGCCCGCGTTCGCCCTTCGTCTCCTGCTCGGGCGCGAACAGGCCGACGAGATGCTGCTGGCGAGTCAGCGCGTGGTGCCGTCGCGGCTGCTGGCGGCGGGGTTCGTGTTCCGGCACCCGACGCTCGAGGACGCGCTCCGCTTCGAACTCGGGCGCTGA
- the fliD gene encoding flagellar hook-associated protein 2 — MAGGSAASITGISSGIDWQSLVNSIIAADKVPATAWQKQIDANTARKTALDTLGQNLTSLQTASDALKYGAGFNTYSVTATGTASDGSARNVLAATADNTASAGTYAVTVQRLAQAQKTIGTIGQASTSAALGVSGGLTFTSPGGQPVTVNVASTDSLSALRANINAVQGETGVQASIVSGNADGSDAHLVLTAAKTGSAGGFTVADASGTTPSLTAALGLGAPAVAAQDAQFTVDGVTVTRASNTVADAIGGVTLSLAAVGSSSVTLNRQPDQAQAAVQIFVDSYNKIQQFIQQQNTIQSDGTFPPLHNDPTLRDAQSQLASMMLTSGSASNGVASDLATLASVGVSLQKDGTLKLDGTTFQSALSSRLSDVSALFTDRMSAFSTYADNATTPYVGTISTRESVIDAQSTSLQSRIDNLNEREDKKRLALLTQYSKFEASLSQLQATGSALSAQFASLTSSSNS; from the coding sequence GTGGCCGGCGGGAGCGCGGCCTCGATCACCGGCATCTCCAGCGGCATCGACTGGCAGTCGCTCGTCAACTCCATCATCGCCGCGGACAAGGTGCCCGCGACCGCGTGGCAGAAACAGATCGACGCCAACACGGCGCGGAAGACGGCGCTCGACACGCTCGGTCAGAACCTGACCTCGCTCCAGACCGCGAGTGACGCCCTGAAGTACGGGGCGGGGTTCAACACCTACAGCGTCACAGCGACGGGCACGGCGAGCGACGGTTCTGCGCGGAACGTGCTCGCGGCGACCGCGGACAACACGGCCAGCGCGGGCACGTACGCCGTCACCGTGCAGCGGCTCGCCCAGGCGCAGAAGACGATCGGGACCATCGGACAGGCGAGTACGAGCGCGGCGCTCGGCGTCAGCGGCGGCCTGACCTTCACGTCGCCGGGCGGACAGCCGGTCACCGTCAACGTCGCCAGCACCGACTCCCTCTCGGCCCTGCGCGCCAACATCAACGCGGTGCAGGGGGAGACGGGCGTGCAGGCGTCCATCGTCAGCGGGAACGCGGACGGGAGCGACGCGCACCTCGTCCTCACGGCGGCGAAGACGGGGAGCGCCGGCGGCTTCACGGTGGCCGACGCCTCGGGCACCACGCCGTCGCTGACCGCCGCGCTCGGCCTCGGCGCACCGGCGGTCGCCGCGCAGGACGCGCAGTTCACCGTCGACGGCGTCACCGTCACGCGCGCGTCCAACACCGTCGCCGACGCGATCGGCGGCGTCACGCTCTCGCTCGCGGCGGTCGGTAGCAGCTCCGTCACCCTCAACCGGCAGCCCGACCAGGCGCAGGCCGCCGTCCAGATCTTCGTCGACAGCTACAATAAGATTCAGCAGTTCATCCAGCAGCAGAACACGATCCAGTCTGACGGCACGTTCCCGCCGCTCCACAACGACCCCACGCTCCGCGACGCGCAGTCCCAGCTCGCGAGCATGATGCTCACGAGCGGATCGGCGTCGAACGGCGTCGCGTCCGACCTCGCCACGCTCGCCTCGGTCGGCGTCTCCCTGCAAAAGGACGGCACGCTCAAACTCGACGGGACGACGTTCCAGTCGGCGCTCAGTTCACGGCTCAGCGACGTGAGCGCGCTCTTCACCGACCGGATGAGCGCGTTCTCGACCTACGCCGACAACGCGACCACGCCGTACGTCGGCACGATCAGCACGCGCGAGTCGGTGATCGACGCCCAGAGCACGAGCCTTCAATCGCGCATCGACAACCTGAACGAGCGGGAAGACAAGAAGCGGCTCGCGCTCCTCACGCAGTATTCGAAGTTCGAGGCCTCGTTGAGTCAGCTCCAGGCGACCGGGAGCGCGCTGTCCGCCCAGTTCGCCTCGCTTACGAGCAGCAGCAATAGCTGA
- a CDS encoding amidase, which translates to MPTTLDTTERTARTPDRRTFMRYFAGTGLGATLFPGVLWAKVAGGADLTPATVAAAEEVAGLHFEPAERQMLLDGLKHQAQQLDALHALPLDNAVAPAIHFDPLGALPPDARAALTTRLGGPEHATAPAPARTPHVTAVPGDADLAFQPVTALGELLRTRQVTSTQLTRLALDRIRRYDPMLKCVITVTEARALQHAAAADDEIARGRYRGPLHGIPWGAKDLLAAKGYPTTWGAGPYRDQVIDEDAEVVRRLDAAGAVLVAKLTLGELAQGDVWFGRGPTDATGEEARTRSGQRTRNPWKPDQGSSGSSAGPASATAAGLVAFAIGSETLGSISSPSTRCGTTGLRPTFGRVPRTGAMALSWSMDKLGPIARSAADCALVLDAVRGPDGRDATCVVMPYAWRPDRPLGELRVGYVRAAFDAPASDPKDPKRVLHPTKPFDDAALAVLRDRLGVRLVPVELPDAPYDAMRLILTAEAAAAFDELTRTRRDRQLVQQGPFDWPNTFRTARFIPAVDYINANRHRTLAVRRWEALFSGEGAVDVIVTPTFAAGFTQLVATNLTGHPAVVVPSGFRDDGTPVSITFLGRLFGEADALRVAAAYQGATDFHTRRPPAFA; encoded by the coding sequence ATGCCCACGACGCTCGACACCACGGAACGTACCGCGCGCACGCCCGACCGCCGCACCTTCATGCGATATTTCGCCGGTACCGGGCTCGGCGCGACCCTCTTCCCGGGCGTTCTCTGGGCCAAAGTTGCCGGCGGCGCGGACCTGACCCCGGCCACGGTTGCCGCCGCGGAGGAAGTCGCCGGCTTGCACTTCGAGCCCGCCGAGCGCCAGATGCTCCTCGACGGCCTGAAGCACCAGGCGCAGCAGCTCGACGCCCTCCACGCGCTCCCGCTCGACAACGCCGTCGCCCCCGCGATCCACTTCGACCCGCTCGGCGCCCTCCCCCCCGACGCCCGCGCCGCGCTCACCACCCGCCTCGGCGGTCCCGAGCACGCAACCGCACCCGCGCCGGCTCGCACCCCGCACGTCACCGCCGTCCCCGGCGACGCTGACCTCGCTTTCCAGCCGGTCACCGCACTCGGCGAGCTGCTCCGCACGCGCCAGGTCACCTCGACACAGCTCACCCGCCTCGCCCTCGACCGAATCCGGCGCTACGACCCGATGCTCAAGTGCGTCATCACCGTGACCGAAGCCCGCGCGCTCCAGCACGCCGCCGCGGCCGACGACGAGATCGCCCGCGGCCGCTACCGCGGACCGCTGCACGGCATCCCGTGGGGCGCCAAGGACCTGCTCGCGGCGAAGGGCTACCCGACCACCTGGGGCGCGGGCCCGTACCGCGACCAGGTCATCGACGAGGACGCCGAGGTCGTCCGCCGCCTCGACGCCGCGGGCGCGGTGCTCGTCGCCAAGCTCACGTTGGGCGAGCTCGCCCAGGGCGACGTCTGGTTCGGCCGCGGGCCGACCGACGCGACCGGCGAGGAGGCGAGGACCCGCTCCGGCCAGCGCACCCGCAACCCGTGGAAGCCCGACCAGGGCTCGAGCGGCTCGAGCGCCGGCCCCGCGAGCGCGACCGCCGCAGGCCTTGTCGCCTTCGCGATCGGCAGCGAAACGCTAGGCAGCATCTCCTCGCCGAGCACGCGCTGCGGCACCACCGGACTCCGCCCCACCTTCGGCCGCGTCCCCCGCACCGGCGCGATGGCCCTCTCGTGGAGCATGGACAAGCTCGGCCCCATCGCCCGCTCGGCCGCCGACTGCGCCCTCGTCCTCGACGCCGTTCGCGGCCCCGACGGGCGCGACGCGACCTGCGTCGTCATGCCCTACGCGTGGCGCCCCGACCGCCCGCTCGGCGAACTCCGCGTCGGCTACGTGCGGGCCGCCTTCGACGCGCCCGCGTCCGATCCGAAAGATCCGAAGCGCGTCCTCCATCCGACCAAGCCGTTCGACGACGCCGCGCTCGCCGTCCTCCGGGACCGCTTGGGCGTCCGCCTCGTCCCGGTCGAGCTGCCCGACGCGCCCTACGACGCGATGCGCCTCATCCTCACCGCCGAAGCCGCGGCCGCGTTCGACGAGCTGACGCGCACGCGGCGCGACCGGCAGCTCGTGCAGCAGGGCCCGTTCGACTGGCCCAACACCTTCCGCACGGCCCGCTTCATCCCCGCCGTCGACTACATCAACGCCAACCGCCACCGCACGCTCGCCGTGCGGCGCTGGGAAGCGCTGTTCTCCGGCGAGGGCGCGGTCGACGTGATCGTCACGCCCACCTTCGCCGCGGGCTTCACCCAGCTCGTCGCGACCAACCTCACCGGCCACCCCGCCGTCGTCGTCCCCTCCGGCTTCCGGGACGACGGCACGCCGGTCTCGATCACCTTTCTCGGCCGCCTCTTCGGCGAGGCCGACGCGCTGCGCGTCGCCGCCGCGTACCAGGGCGCGACCGACTTCCACACCCGGCGGCCACCGGCATTCGCCTAA
- a CDS encoding branched-chain amino acid ABC transporter substrate-binding protein produces the protein MVAIGVAPSIAALTGLTGEDPIARGVALAVRDLNAEARRAGGPAFVVRMPAAKVRTAVSTATDLRNDPAVVGVVGPTDSQSALDAAAVYGDVEHDGARGVVAISPTATSPALSGRSPWVFRVCPDDAEASRAAARFAVDSLGVRRAAIVYRTDVFGKGWSRAFAAAFAAYGGTVVLRAPESTQVTEWAAPYAAYAKRGQSDLLVVAGSAADALPLVRAARAAGVRVPVLGSDALSDVRDPAARAEFGGVRYTAFFIARRPPTAVGSRFVAEYAALYGRLPGHQAALAYDAALLIGRAARAVGADRRAVRDYLAGVGSARPAFVGATGTIAFDARNDVVNKPVTLARVVDE, from the coding sequence GTGGTCGCGATCGGCGTCGCGCCGAGCATCGCCGCGCTCACGGGGCTCACGGGCGAGGACCCGATCGCGCGCGGGGTCGCGCTCGCCGTCCGCGACCTGAACGCCGAGGCGAGGCGCGCGGGCGGGCCGGCGTTCGTCGTCCGCATGCCGGCGGCGAAGGTGCGGACGGCGGTGTCCACCGCGACCGACCTCCGGAACGATCCGGCCGTGGTCGGAGTGGTCGGGCCGACCGACAGCCAGAGCGCGCTCGACGCCGCGGCGGTGTACGGCGACGTGGAGCACGACGGCGCGCGGGGGGTCGTGGCAATCTCGCCGACCGCGACGAGCCCGGCGCTGAGCGGGCGGAGCCCGTGGGTGTTCCGCGTCTGCCCGGACGACGCTGAGGCGAGCCGGGCGGCGGCGCGCTTCGCCGTCGACTCGCTCGGCGTGCGTCGGGCGGCGATCGTGTACCGGACCGATGTGTTCGGGAAGGGGTGGTCGCGCGCGTTCGCCGCCGCGTTCGCGGCGTACGGGGGCACGGTCGTCTTGCGCGCGCCCGAGTCGACCCAGGTGACGGAGTGGGCGGCGCCGTACGCCGCGTACGCCAAGCGCGGGCAGTCCGACCTGCTCGTCGTCGCCGGGAGCGCGGCGGATGCGCTGCCGCTCGTCCGGGCGGCGCGCGCGGCGGGGGTGCGCGTGCCGGTACTCGGCTCTGACGCGCTGTCCGATGTGCGCGACCCCGCCGCTCGGGCGGAGTTCGGCGGGGTGCGCTACACCGCATTCTTCATCGCGCGGCGTCCGCCGACGGCGGTAGGCAGCCGGTTCGTGGCCGAGTATGCGGCGCTCTACGGGCGGCTCCCCGGGCATCAGGCCGCGCTCGCGTACGACGCGGCGCTCCTCATCGGCCGCGCGGCGCGCGCCGTCGGTGCGGACCGCCGGGCCGTCCGCGACTACCTCGCGGGCGTGGGCTCGGCGCGCCCGGCGTTCGTCGGCGCGACGGGGACGATCGCCTTCGACGCGCGGAACGACGTCGTGAACAAGCCCGTCACGCTCGCCCGGGTGGTCGACGAGTGA
- the fliW gene encoding flagellar assembly factor FliW — protein sequence MIMSTLAPPAPAEIVTSDLLGPIAAAPAAWFTFPAGLYGFESCRSFVLVPAGRPALHWLQSVEESGLVFLLAEPGHFFPDDELDVPAPDLDALAGAGAAADDFAAFAIVTLGERRGDATINLQAPLVLHVPSRAGRQIVRDDGRARVRVPLAIG from the coding sequence GTGATCATGTCCACCCTGGCGCCGCCCGCCCCCGCCGAGATCGTCACCTCCGACCTGCTCGGCCCGATTGCGGCCGCCCCGGCGGCGTGGTTCACGTTCCCCGCCGGCCTCTACGGGTTCGAGTCCTGCCGCAGCTTCGTGCTCGTCCCGGCCGGCCGCCCCGCCCTCCACTGGCTCCAGTCGGTCGAGGAATCGGGCCTCGTATTCCTCCTCGCGGAGCCCGGGCACTTCTTCCCGGACGACGAGTTGGACGTGCCCGCACCCGACCTCGACGCGCTCGCCGGCGCGGGCGCCGCGGCCGACGACTTCGCCGCCTTCGCGATCGTCACCCTCGGCGAGCGGCGCGGCGACGCGACCATCAACCTGCAAGCCCCGCTCGTCCTGCACGTCCCCTCGCGCGCCGGCCGACAGATCGTCCGCGACGACGGCCGCGCCCGCGTGCGCGTCCCCCTCGCGATCGGCTGA
- the cheY_1 gene encoding response regulator encodes MKFLIVDDSSTMRRIVVNSLQRIGYTDTVEAADGREALDRFDASVGFVITDWNMPTMTGTELAKALRDRGEQVPILMVTARSVREDIIEAMEAGVNNYIVKPFTPQILKEKIDALVSVAAGAGA; translated from the coding sequence ATGAAGTTTCTGATCGTGGACGACTCGTCGACGATGCGGCGCATTGTCGTCAACTCCCTCCAGCGCATTGGCTACACCGACACGGTCGAGGCGGCCGACGGGCGCGAGGCGCTGGACCGCTTCGACGCGTCGGTGGGTTTCGTGATTACCGACTGGAACATGCCCACGATGACCGGGACCGAGCTGGCCAAGGCGCTCCGCGACCGCGGCGAGCAGGTGCCGATTCTCATGGTGACCGCGCGCTCCGTGCGCGAGGACATTATCGAGGCGATGGAGGCCGGGGTGAACAACTACATCGTAAAGCCGTTCACGCCGCAGATCCTGAAGGAGAAAATCGACGCGCTCGTGTCGGTCGCCGCGGGCGCCGGCGCGTGA
- a CDS encoding flagellin, with the protein MKIQTNTSAMFALNYMSVNEKNSQKSIQRLSSGFRINQAGDDAAGLAIANKLRSDSKGLGQAQKNVAQASSMLQVMDGATQTVSSILDRMKELATQANSANIGNQSGQLQKEFTQLSSEIDRIAATTNYQGTKLLDGTFGAGVDMTSSSTSAAYKTGGALAGALSLPGGVSSMPAGAAGIKISYAAGTAAVTTGTPAAATNGTITFQYVDATGANLTGTGNSTTATVTAAASGSTLGAAQTVTSADGKISLALPSTFDFTTTTVLGSSGTPTTVGFQKTGSFQVSSSGSYAFGGNDQIQVNAVDVSSKGLGLSGLDLTTQTGAAAALTALDTAVNTVSTSLGSIGAAESRLDFASTNVATALQNTQAAESTIRDTDMAAEMTNYTKNNILQQAAQSMLSQANQNTQGILKLLQ; encoded by the coding sequence ATGAAGATCCAGACCAACACCTCGGCCATGTTCGCGCTCAACTACATGAGCGTGAACGAGAAGAACAGCCAGAAGTCGATCCAGCGCCTCTCGTCGGGCTTCCGGATCAACCAGGCGGGCGACGACGCCGCGGGCCTCGCGATCGCCAACAAGCTCCGCTCCGACTCGAAGGGCCTCGGCCAGGCCCAGAAGAACGTCGCCCAGGCCTCGTCGATGCTGCAGGTGATGGACGGCGCGACGCAGACGGTCTCGTCGATCCTCGACCGCATGAAGGAGCTCGCGACGCAGGCCAACTCGGCCAACATCGGCAACCAGTCGGGCCAGCTGCAGAAGGAGTTCACGCAGCTCAGCAGCGAAATCGACCGCATCGCGGCGACGACCAACTACCAGGGCACGAAGCTGCTCGACGGCACCTTCGGCGCCGGCGTCGACATGACGTCGAGCTCGACCAGCGCCGCGTACAAGACCGGCGGCGCGCTCGCCGGCGCGCTCTCGCTTCCGGGCGGCGTCAGCAGCATGCCCGCCGGCGCGGCCGGCATCAAGATCTCCTACGCGGCCGGTACCGCGGCGGTCACGACCGGTACCCCCGCCGCCGCCACCAACGGCACGATTACGTTCCAGTACGTCGACGCGACCGGCGCCAACCTAACCGGCACGGGCAACAGCACGACCGCGACGGTCACCGCCGCTGCGAGCGGCAGCACGCTCGGGGCCGCCCAGACCGTCACGTCGGCCGACGGCAAGATCTCGCTCGCGCTGCCGTCGACCTTCGATTTCACGACGACCACCGTCCTCGGCTCGAGCGGAACCCCGACGACGGTTGGCTTCCAGAAGACCGGCTCGTTCCAGGTCAGCTCCAGCGGCAGCTACGCTTTCGGCGGCAACGACCAGATCCAGGTCAACGCGGTCGACGTCAGCTCCAAGGGACTCGGCCTCTCGGGCCTCGACCTCACGACCCAGACCGGCGCCGCCGCGGCGCTCACGGCGCTCGACACGGCGGTCAACACGGTCAGCACCTCGCTCGGCAGCATCGGCGCCGCGGAGAGCCGGCTCGACTTCGCCTCGACCAACGTCGCCACGGCGCTGCAGAACACGCAGGCGGCCGAGTCGACGATCCGCGACACGGACATGGCGGCGGAAATGACCAACTACACGAAGAACAACATCCTGCAGCAGGCCGCGCAGAGCATGCTCTCGCAGGCCAACCAGAACACGCAGGGCATCCTGAAGCTCCTGCAGTAG
- a CDS encoding DNA-3-methyladenine glycosylase: MIDYRRGVAYLKRADPHLAAVIAAVGPCRFVPRADGTHFQAVARAIVYQQLSGKAAGTIHGRFHALYGGRAPEPEELLGTTDNVLRGAGLSRQKIGYLRDLAARVTSGDVPLDAIESLDDAAAIEALTRVKGVGRWTAQIFLMFRLGRPDVLPELDLGVQKGIQLAYGHRTLPRPADVARMGEQWAPWRTVAAWYLWRSLDNGGGQLGE; encoded by the coding sequence GTGATCGATTACCGGCGGGGCGTCGCGTACCTGAAGCGGGCGGACCCGCACCTCGCGGCCGTGATCGCCGCGGTCGGCCCGTGCCGGTTCGTGCCGCGCGCCGACGGGACGCACTTCCAGGCCGTCGCGCGGGCGATCGTCTACCAGCAACTCTCGGGAAAGGCGGCGGGGACGATCCACGGCCGGTTCCACGCGTTGTACGGCGGGCGCGCCCCCGAGCCGGAAGAGCTGCTCGGCACCACGGACAATGTGCTGCGCGGGGCGGGGCTGTCGCGGCAGAAAATCGGGTACCTGCGTGACCTCGCGGCGCGCGTCACGTCGGGCGACGTGCCACTAGACGCGATCGAGTCGCTCGACGATGCGGCCGCGATCGAGGCGCTCACGCGGGTGAAGGGTGTGGGGCGGTGGACCGCGCAGATCTTTCTCATGTTCCGGCTCGGCCGGCCGGACGTGCTTCCGGAGCTCGACCTCGGCGTCCAGAAAGGGATCCAGCTCGCGTACGGACATCGCACGCTGCCCAGGCCGGCCGACGTGGCGCGCATGGGCGAGCAGTGGGCGCCGTGGCGGACGGTCGCCGCGTGGTACCTCTGGCGGTCGCTCGACAACGGCGGGGGTCAGTTAGGCGAGTAA